From Armatimonadota bacterium, a single genomic window includes:
- a CDS encoding CHASE2 domain-containing protein, protein MAKPKRSQPSAKQAPQRASLTVGFVLAVDIVEYSLRPTIEQADVVARLTSLAGKCPTYASALSAGQVTAVPAGDGFVFSFSKDPLSPLRCALELRTLVGRQGGFKVRMAVHIGALDEVDPDIAGGRNMAGEGINNAARALTGCAPGEIVLTQRAVEFLREAPEFSAKFGSIGEVAVKHGEVLHLYRYSDKPNETDPLARYQRRAVALHARALTLSKVPVASVRVIAHRLRDLRYETLAGLALIPVALALHALMEHTDFGRKMRLSGYERLVASVTDGNRSLPVTFVDIEKRFDKPDGATDLNNLKSLLLEVADLEPAAVAIDIDFGAHSVENAPASSDGARELRYLDEAEIVLKTAKQLTDSGIPVYLAVREHLEFQNKDDFLGPGYSDLVVHPLRPDDALNGQVLAIGDITIPGPESGAIGTKSESETGMRIPSLSHALANAYLAQFGETRPVGSPFLERYSEFGDAIRPLRTEDGPSDALKGKVLEGREFLLNTACLSRIKADRIEAQATAPMLRGDRLREKIKGKSVLIGSSKDEFDQFTMPVTGEREYGPYFHAMAVVTETNSPLYEFRPWFASLLAILAGAFVLLVSQVSLRRTIAHSRQVSGSLASNLATAGAVAILLVGGGMLAARWQILWTEYLLVAFLLAFHPTLHQRVLVLIERWAFRSAPGGPRV, encoded by the coding sequence ATGGCTAAGCCCAAGCGCAGTCAGCCGTCCGCGAAGCAGGCGCCACAACGCGCATCGCTGACCGTAGGTTTTGTGCTGGCCGTTGACATCGTCGAATACAGTCTCCGTCCAACGATTGAGCAAGCAGATGTCGTGGCCCGCCTGACATCTCTCGCAGGCAAGTGCCCCACGTACGCGTCCGCCCTATCTGCGGGACAAGTGACGGCGGTTCCTGCGGGTGACGGCTTCGTGTTCTCCTTTTCCAAGGATCCCCTGAGCCCCTTGCGCTGCGCGCTCGAACTGAGGACCTTGGTCGGCAGGCAGGGCGGCTTCAAGGTCCGAATGGCCGTTCATATCGGGGCTCTCGACGAGGTTGATCCAGACATTGCGGGAGGTAGGAACATGGCCGGGGAAGGCATCAATAACGCTGCTCGCGCCTTGACTGGATGCGCCCCGGGTGAGATTGTGCTCACACAACGGGCGGTTGAGTTCCTTCGGGAGGCTCCCGAGTTTTCGGCCAAGTTTGGCTCGATTGGCGAAGTGGCCGTCAAGCACGGCGAAGTGCTCCATTTGTACCGCTACTCCGACAAGCCAAACGAAACCGACCCCCTCGCCAGGTATCAGAGGCGTGCTGTTGCGCTGCACGCCCGGGCGCTCACGTTGTCCAAAGTCCCTGTGGCCTCCGTCCGAGTCATCGCGCATCGGCTGAGGGACCTGCGTTACGAGACCTTGGCGGGCCTGGCGCTGATTCCCGTGGCGCTGGCGCTCCATGCCCTGATGGAGCACACGGACTTCGGCAGAAAAATGAGGCTTAGCGGCTATGAACGCCTCGTGGCTAGCGTCACAGACGGAAATCGAAGCTTGCCGGTGACGTTTGTGGACATCGAGAAGCGGTTTGACAAGCCGGACGGGGCTACAGATTTGAACAACCTAAAGTCGTTGCTCCTGGAGGTTGCCGACCTTGAGCCTGCCGCGGTCGCCATAGACATTGATTTTGGCGCCCACAGCGTAGAGAATGCGCCTGCAAGCTCAGACGGCGCGCGCGAACTGCGCTACCTGGACGAGGCCGAAATCGTGCTCAAGACAGCCAAACAGCTTACAGACTCGGGCATCCCGGTCTACCTGGCGGTGCGGGAGCACCTTGAGTTCCAGAACAAGGATGACTTCCTGGGGCCCGGCTACTCTGACCTGGTCGTTCACCCGCTTAGGCCCGATGACGCGCTAAACGGCCAGGTCTTGGCAATCGGGGACATCACCATCCCAGGCCCGGAAAGTGGTGCCATTGGAACGAAGTCTGAATCTGAAACGGGAATGCGCATCCCCTCACTGTCCCACGCATTGGCCAACGCCTATCTGGCTCAATTCGGAGAGACCCGGCCAGTGGGAAGCCCATTCTTGGAACGATACAGCGAATTTGGGGATGCAATTCGCCCTCTTCGAACTGAGGACGGGCCGTCGGATGCATTGAAGGGGAAGGTGCTGGAAGGCCGTGAGTTTCTCTTGAATACGGCGTGCCTGTCCAGAATCAAAGCCGACCGAATTGAGGCACAGGCAACCGCGCCGATGCTTAGGGGAGACCGGCTGCGTGAGAAGATCAAAGGAAAGTCGGTCTTGATCGGTTCGAGCAAAGACGAGTTCGACCAGTTCACCATGCCGGTCACAGGCGAGCGGGAGTACGGCCCGTATTTCCATGCCATGGCTGTGGTGACGGAGACGAACTCGCCCCTGTACGAGTTTAGGCCTTGGTTTGCCAGTTTGCTCGCCATATTGGCCGGCGCCTTCGTTCTCCTGGTGTCACAGGTTTCCCTTAGGCGCACGATCGCCCATTCAAGGCAGGTTTCCGGTTCCCTTGCTTCGAACCTGGCAACGGCCGGCGCCGTCGCTATTCTACTAGTTGGAGGCGGGATGCTGGCGGCAAGGTGGCAGATTCTGTGGACCGAGTACTTGCTTGTCGCATTCTTGCTGGCGTTCCATCCAACACTTCATCAACGCGTACTGGTCCTGATTGAGCGCTGGGCATTTCGTAGCGCGCCTGGAGGGCCACGCGTTTAG
- a CDS encoding SGNH/GDSL hydrolase family protein, translated as MLPLLAFASLLPLQVASPKAFSADLVKLLSAEWPANRTVTIVCHGHSVPAGYFKTPEVRSFDAYPHLLHRAIKEKFPKAVVNVIVTAIGGENSEQGAARFDRDVLALRPDVVTMDYGLNDRRIGLDRAKASWTSMAEAALKTGAKVIFLTPTWDLGVDPQNSQDPLFQHASQIRDLASQLRVGVADSLAGFLRAHDGGASWESLMSQSNHPNREGHKIVLSALMPFFGIHDPE; from the coding sequence ATGCTGCCGCTTCTCGCGTTCGCCTCGCTGTTGCCGCTCCAGGTCGCCAGCCCCAAGGCGTTCAGCGCTGATCTCGTCAAGCTCCTTTCAGCCGAATGGCCGGCAAACCGGACTGTGACAATAGTCTGTCACGGCCACAGCGTGCCTGCGGGCTATTTCAAGACCCCCGAGGTACGCAGCTTCGACGCCTATCCGCATTTGCTGCACCGCGCCATAAAAGAGAAGTTTCCGAAGGCGGTTGTGAACGTGATCGTGACGGCGATCGGGGGTGAGAACTCCGAACAGGGAGCGGCTCGATTCGACAGGGACGTTTTGGCGCTCAGACCGGATGTGGTCACGATGGACTACGGGCTCAACGACCGCCGCATCGGTCTTGATCGGGCCAAGGCCTCCTGGACCTCCATGGCTGAGGCCGCCTTGAAAACGGGCGCGAAGGTTATCTTCTTGACCCCAACCTGGGACCTCGGAGTGGACCCCCAAAACTCCCAAGACCCGCTCTTTCAGCACGCATCCCAGATTCGGGACCTGGCGTCGCAGCTTCGCGTGGGCGTCGCGGATTCATTGGCCGGATTCCTAAGAGCGCACGACGGCGGCGCTTCATGGGAATCACTGATGTCGCAATCCAACCATCCCAACCGAGAAGGCCATAAAATCGTCCTAAGTGCCTTAATGCCGTTCTTTGGCATTCATGATCCAGAGTAG